In a single window of the Mauremys reevesii isolate NIE-2019 linkage group 3, ASM1616193v1, whole genome shotgun sequence genome:
- the LOC120402206 gene encoding uncharacterized protein LOC120402206 has product MKPLLFSVFPLLLFLSSLGQEFNEQVHLGLVKSRPNVTKAEERANRSLQESQEVKPELGLPWMLVYVPVRSCHRVLKEKLGEFSPPTYNHFQLNIWCNWTIWAGSRKHIIIYIKGFMTDEDCDKNEDKILFQGVSSLVENTVIYACWNKKIHVFATYARAVHVVFLMKYSSNPKNKYFKGKYYIFKHRDIDSSSEDILVSQPPIPKSKKTSHSTPRSNKVSVIYHGEISDDTNISTASSTENLNKNLNKTTVLNNTGLLQVGGEGQNVTVLESSLQLIPQHDARTQPLKPEAQSLLESLNLSTSSMDTEKSLGTRKSFGRLTQTAAPDIWKLRPSECEEILVDFSKVYRPKSLPGFLSETPYLSVSHLTDPLKSLELKRPESEMSFILTSLKQTNMGDLQLKINPTPLSYPVLDSYLHSLAHDRVETIGDDDIGSTPSQSLSTVTLVNDNLLQSNILAYKVMSSHSDSLVKGSLPSLRMTNQDQVVLGDRSQPETRGMDKAGSYQISSTQRVSGDKSVTELDLRTTNLKTIDPLDVSVLESSMEVIDQPEITLVTAAPYSLSDGEHHLRLQIQHVDSASIELESILPSTEVSLHLAAKVNVSEVLYLGMKSSQQVGLVTGLEPVPSTEVSLPPAASELELTPSTETSLPVLLSELEPVIPFPHTEPSISPAASEPGSLLFPSTEVSLPVFPTETEPVTSALGPVIPFLSTEPPLPPAASELRPVPFPGTEVTFPLTAMELEPVIPSREASLPPAALKNELHLRTKSSHYIDADTELDHIPLSTTVLLHPAAQKEDLLEGKPPSKPHSDCYGSPAATEHRHALPSTTQSLNFFLQESKIGVQQSMLKGEREESIHEAETAQPGKAGERNLITNLITGNFFSDTTQLQALKPEPQLGRLGSEGHTSKVSPVTEYLAKTPLVVTRTDRVKQNELMFKNGLMTSNTRATPPLEHIAMNTKVKLTEPVKEMSNTTLKQIFPDTTKLHEGQQTTEWSSASQSSATAYSNALTPAKKLVPKESIASHPVQSSSARAPENASTSEARVFLNYIVPELPWLLLYLPVRSCHVTLKDEIGTFSPPAHSGIQTNIWCNWTIWAGPQKHILIYIKGFQGKEDCEENPDKIIFQGVLSSVERKVVYACKNQGTLIFATQALAVHVVFLSKGNSLHRERKYFKGQYYVFEDYETSRSTNVTAAPKEPVQKTTRRTKYGSIRFYPKSPIKHYRGLLDFVKTSTAHNENQQLNKLPTLDTEGWDKNGSSPRLETFLRFVLGNNTHIPLLKAMDNMTFRTHLKWQQFMKSLDNENSREEKHSDFLMVTPALNVLRLNIQNEREQTIAFSKLVDRPTIHSNPVSETLPMKSVEMRSVKTTKSVGPQHSSVALWRPATMEDLQTKAIQAVHRNPTPHHGLQSLQGTWEEQNIRMTSSQSFRAAPIKDREVLQSNHVNDESVASHPAAFVEDFQANAGLSGDGQEVTGLVQYVMNLERSIQESHHEHQTHRKGNDQGDLYMKPASALKNVKLNVEPLILGTPKKVLKTESILVTVALHNMLDVSSSYRAETTATEFKPVLPSSTGSGPLGKTAAATAHLGTLVTQDTEPPLIMSTKSPSSYASSGGVSKDTASLKTEHERDSFDMASIFTSLKNDTMLESQHNPGDVLFEVTSEIEHKGWIPRSRDELKKALMESIKLHIQKNLKLLVSKVNEIKLKEIKRTNDLKPTFTFWLHLKPEERNLSVLLHSQLNDLIGKSMGAEKLQMALLSVRDVNECNSGIGMCGDEADCLNEDGTYLCRCKKEYEDRSPTKSGTLCVRIPQSGIGGLFSYLEILVGTTVFFIFILVVVASILCTILRKRRTKKACIEEPVASGTPSAQSQLPVSSINLSNLGDHLILDPFRPKLRAKPPEWTSQVRAHPNETYRISFEQSECL; this is encoded by the exons ATGAAACCTTTGCTTTTCTCAGTATTTCCACTCCTTCTATTCTTGTCTTCCCTGGGACAGGAATTTAATGAGCAGGTTCACTTGGGCTTAGTGAAGTCCCGCCCCAATGTGACTAAAGCTGAAGAGAGG GCAAACAGGTCCCTGCAAGAGTCTCAGGAGGTGAAACCAG agcttgggctcccTTGGATGTTGGTGTATGTCCCTGTGAGAAGTTGCCATAGAGTCCTGAAGGAAAAGCTTGGGGAGTTTTCTCCTCCAACATATAACCATTTTCAGCTAAATATTTGGTGCAACTGGACCATATGGGCAGGCTCCAGAAAACACATAATCATTTATATCAAAGGATTTATGACTGATGAGGACTGTGACAAAAATGAGGATAAAATCCTATTTCAAGGAGTCTCTTCATTAGTAGAAAACACTGTCATCTATGCTTGTTGGAACAAGAAGATTCATGTCTTTGCCACCTATGCCCGGGCTGTCCATGTAGTGTTTCTGATGAAGTATTCTTCAAACCCTAAAAACAAATACTTTAAAGGAAAGTATTATATATTCAAACACCGTGACATTGACTCCTCTTCTGAAGATATCTTAGTTTCTCAACCCCCTATTCCAAAATCAAAAAAAACTAGTCACAGCACTCCCAGATCTAACAAAGTATCAGTAATATACCATGGAGAGATTTCAGATGATACAAACATTAGTACAGCTTCAAGTACTGAGAATCTTAACAAAAACCTTAACAAGACAACTGTACTTAATAACACAGGGTTATTACAGGTAGGGGGTGAAGGTCAAAATGTCACAGTTCTTGAAAGTTCTCTTCAGCTTATACCTCAGCATGATGCAAGGACTCAACCTTTGAAACCAGAAGCTCAGAGCTTGCTGGAGTCTCTCAATTTGTCTACATCATCAATGGACACAGAGAAGAGTCTTGGCACAAGAAAGTCTTTTGGAAGACTAACCCAAACTGCAGCACCTGATATCTGGAAGCTGAGACCCTCAGAGTGTGAAGAGATCCTGGTGGACTTTAGCAAGGTGTACAGGCCAAAAAGTCTTCCAGGCTTTCTTTCTGAGACTCCTTACTTAAGTGTTTCTCATCTAACTGACCCCTTGAAATCTTTGGAGTTAAAAAGACCAGAGAGCGAAATGTCCTTCATACTCACTAGTTTGAAGCAAACTAATATGGGAGACTTACAACTGAAAATAAATCCAACACCTCTGAGTTACCCTGTCCTGGACTCGTATTTGCATTCCCTAGCCCATGACAGAGTAGAAACCATAGGAGACGATGATATTGGCTCTACCCCTTCCCAAAGTCTCAGCACGGTTACCTTGGTGAATGATAATCTTTTGCAGTCAAACATCTTGGCTTATAAAGTGATGAGCAGTCACAGTGATAGCCTTGTGAAAGGTTCACTGCCTAGCCTCAGAATGACCAATCAGGATCAAGTGGTGCTTGGTGATCGGTCACAGCCTGAGACAAGGGGAATGGATAAAGCTGGAAGTTACCAAATAAGTTCGACTCAGAGGGTCAGTGGAGATAAGTCTGTAACTGAACTGGATCTGAGAACAACGAACCTCAAAACTATTGACCCTCTTGATGTTTCTGTTCTGGAAAGTTCTATGGAAGTCATTGACCAGCCAGAAATCACGTTGGTTACTGCAGCACCATATAGTTTGTCAGACGGTGAGCACCACTTGAGGCTCCAAATCCAGCATGTGGATTCAGCTTCTATAGAACTAGAAAGCATCCTTCCAAGTACAGAAGTGTCCCTGCATCTTGCTGCTAAGGTAAATGTGTCAGAGGTGCTCTATTTGGGCATGAAAAGCAGCCAGCAGGTGGGCCTGGTTACGGGACTGGAGCCGGTTCCAAGTACAGAAGTTTCTCTTCCTCCAGCTGCCTCAGAACTGGAGCTCACTCCAAGTACAGAAACCTCCCTTCCTGTCCTTCTCTCAGAACTGGAGCCAGTCATCCCCTTCCCACATACAGAACCATCCATTTCTCCAGCTGCCTCAGAACCAGGCTCTCTCCTCTTCCCAAGCACAGAAGTGTCCCTTCCTGTGTTTCCCACAGAAACAGAGCCTGTCACCTCAGCATTGGGGCCTGTCATCCCTTTCCTAAGTACAGAACCACCCCTTCCTCCAGCTGCCTCAGAACTGAGACCTGTCCCCTTCCCAGGTACAGAAGTGACCTTTCCCCTGACTGCTATGGAACTGGAGCCTGTCATCCCAAGTAGAGAAGCGTCCCTTCCTCCAGCTGCACTTAAAAATGAGCTCCATTTGAGAACAAAAAGCAGCCACTACATTGACGCTGACACAGAGCTAGATCATATCCCTCTAAGTACAActgtgctgcttcatccagctgCTCAGAAGGAGGACCTGTTGGAAGGCAAGCCTCCCTCAAAGCCACACAGTGACTGCTATGGGTCTCCAGCTGCTACAGAACACAGACATGCCCTCCCAAGTACAACACAGTCTCTTAACTTCTTTCTTCAAGAAAGCAAAATAGGTGTCCAACAATCAATGCTAAAAGGTGAGAGAGAGGAGAGCATCCATGAGGCAGAAACTGCACAACCTGGAAAGGCTGGTGAAAGGAACTTAATCACAAACTTAATCACTGGCAACTTCTTCTCAGACACCACTCAGCTGCAAGCCTtaaaaccagaacctcagcttgGACGTCTTGGATCTGAGGGCCATACAAGTAAAGTTTCTCCAGTAACTGAGTACCTCGCTAAAACACCCTTAGTGGTAACAAGGACGGATAGAGTAAAGCAAAATGAGCTCATGTTCAAAAATGGTCTTATGACCTCTAACACTAGGGCTACTCCACCTCTGGAGCACATAGCCATGAATACTAAAGTTAAATTGACTGAGCCTGTAAAGGAGATGAGTAACACAACACTGAAACAAATATTCCCAGATACCACAAAACTTCATGAAGGGCAGCAAACCACTGAGTGGAGCAGTGCCTCTCAGAGCTCTGCTACTGCGTATAGTAACGCTCTGACTCCAGCTAAGAAACTGGTACCAAAAGAGAGCATAGCTTCACATCCTGTCCAATCGTCTTCTGCTCGCGCACCTGAGAATGCATCAACTTCAGAAGCAAGAGTCTTCCTGAACTACATTG TTCCAGAATTACCTTGGTTGTTGCTGTATCTTCCTGTAAGAAGTTGCCACGTCACCTTGAAAGATGAAATTGGGACATTTTCCCCACCGGCACATAGTGGTATTCAAACCAACATCTGGTGCAACTGGACCATTTGGGCAGGCCCCCAAAAACACATCCTGATTTACATAAAGGGATTTCAGGGGAAGGAAGATTGTGAAGAAAACCCAGATAAAATAATTTTTCAAGGGGTCTTGTCAAGTGTGGAAAGAAAAGTAGTTTATGCTTGTAAGAACCAAGGTACTCTGATCTTTGCTACTCAGGCTTTGGCTGTCCATGTCGTGTTTCTGTCCAAGGGCAATTCCTTACACCGTGAACGCAAATATTTCAAAGGACAATATTATGTATTCGAAGACTATGAAACTTCAAGATCTACAAATGTTACTGCAGCTCCTAAAGAGCCAGTTCAGAAAACAACTAGGAGAACTAAGTATGGCAGTATCCGATTCTACCCTAAATCACCCATAAAACACTACAGAGGTCTTCTGGATTTTGTAAAGACCAGTACAGCTCATAATGAAAATCAACAGCTTAACAAGCTGCCTACGTTAGACACAGAAGGTTGGGACAAAAATGGAAGCTCACCAAGACTAGAAACTTTCTTAAGGTTTGTTCTTGGGAACAACACACACATCCCTCTCTTAAAAGCCATGGACAACATGACCTTCCGCACTCATCTGAAGTGGCAGCAATTTATGAAATCTTTGGATAATGAAAACAGTAGGGAAGAAAAACATTCGGACTTTCTAATGGTAACCCCAGCATTAAATGTATTGAGGCTAAACATCCAAAATGAGAGAGAGCAAACTATTGCTTTCAGTAAACTTGTGGACAGGCCAACAATCCACTCGAACCCGGTCTCAGAGACTCTGCCCATGAAATCTGTGGAGATGCGAAGTGTCAAAACAACAAAGTCAGTAGGACCCCAGCACAGCTCAGTTGCTCTCTGGAGACCAGCTACTATGGAAGACCTACAGACAAAGGCAATTCAAGCTGTGCATAGAAATCCTACTCCTCATCATGGCTTGCAATCTCTGCAGGGCACATGGGAAGAGCAGAACATTCGAATGACCTCTTCTCAAAGCTTTAGAGCTGCACCGATCAAAGACAGAGAGGTTCTCCAGTCAAACCATGTGAACGATGAGAGTGTGGCCAgtcatcctgctgcttttgtGGAAGACTTCCAGGCTAATGCGGGGCTGAGCGGGGATGGTCAAGAAGTAACTGGTCTGGTACAGTATGTGATGAACTTGGAGAGAAGCATTCAAGAAAGTCATCATGAACATCAAACACACAGAAAGGGAAATGACCAAGGTGATCTGTACATGAAGCCAGCTTCTGCCCTCAAAAATGTTAAACTTAATGTTGAGCCTCTTATTTTGGGAACTCCTAAGAAAGTTCTCAAAACCGAGTCCATCCTGGTTACTGTAGCCCTACACAACATGCTGGATGTCTCTAGCAGTTACCGTGCAGAGACCACTGCTACTGAATTCAAACCTGTTCTCCCAAGCAGCACCGGAAGTGGCCCGTTGGGAAAgacagctgctgctactgcacaCCTTGGCACTCTAGTAACCCAAGACACAGAACCTCCACTGATCATGAGCACAAAATCCCCTTCTTCCTATGCCTCTTCTGGTGGAGTATCAAAGGACACTGCATCCTTGAAAACAGAACATGAGAGAGATTCCTTTG ATATGGCTTCCATCTTCACCTCTCTCAAAAATGATACCATGTTGGAATCCCAGCACAATCCTGGAG ATGTCTTGTTTGAAGTAACTAGTGAAATTGAACACAAGGGATGGATCCCACGTAGTAGAGATGAGCTGAAAAAGGCCCTCATGGAATCCATTAAGCTTCAC ATACAAAAGAACCTGAAACTCTTGGTAAGCAAAGTCAATGAAATCAAGTTAAAGGAAATCAAAAG GACAAATGACCTAAAACCAACATTCACTTTCTGGTTACACTTAAAACCAGAGGAAAGGAATCTGTCTGTCTTACTCCATTCTCAACTGAATGATCTCATTGGCAAATCTATGGGAGCTGAGAAGTTGCAGATGGCTTTATTGTCAGTTAGAG ATGTGAATGAATGCAACTCTGGAATTGGAATGTGTGGTGATGAGGCTGACTGCCTCAACGAAGATGGCACTTACTTATGTCGCTGTAAAAAAGAGTACGAAGATCGCTCTCCGACTAAATCTGGCACGTTGTGCGTCCGTATTCCACAATCAG GTATTGGTGGTTTGTTCAGCTACCTGGAAATTCTAGTCGGTACTACAGTATTCTTCATCTTCATCCTCGTGGTGGTGGCAAGCATTCTGTGCACAATACTCAGGAAAAGACGCACAAAGAAGGCTTGTATTGAGGAGCCGGTTGCAAGTGGAACACCTTCAGCACAGTCTCAGCTGCCTGTATCTTCTATCAATCTGAGTAACCTTGGTGACCACCTGATCCTAGATCCCTTCCGGCCAAAGCTCAGAGCCAAGCCCCCAGAATGGACATCACAAGTGCGAGCCCACCCAAATGAGACTTATAGAATCTCCTTTGAGCAATCTGAATGTTTGTAA